In a genomic window of Chryseobacterium sp. G0162:
- a CDS encoding patatin-like phospholipase family protein encodes MKKTTILSLDGGGIRGIITCIILRYIEEQLQYYDKPSAKLGDYFDLVAGSSTGGLIASIILCPDEVRKAKYSIQKGLELYAEKGGDIFQVSFWEKLVNPFGLLNERISQEALEKNLNDFFGNLELKELIKPCLITSYDIENRRAKLFNSCEAHLSTDNFYVKDVCRATSAAPTYFSPVQIKSMYGQIFSLIDGGMFANNPALCAYAEARKIPFAEVLKNHQKANHPGVNDMIIISIGTGIEARPYSFHKLEKAGKIGWVNPIIDILMSANAETVDYQLSQMFQTLGLRNQKNYYRLNPSLKNASPAMDNVRRSNIENLIQAGLSYIDDNREVLNQIVQKLIRNKI; translated from the coding sequence ATGAAAAAGACAACCATTCTTTCTTTGGACGGAGGCGGAATAAGGGGAATTATTACCTGTATTATTCTGCGTTACATAGAAGAACAGCTCCAGTATTATGATAAACCAAGTGCTAAGCTTGGGGATTATTTTGATCTGGTGGCTGGCAGCAGCACAGGAGGACTGATTGCTTCTATTATTCTATGTCCTGATGAAGTCCGTAAAGCAAAATATTCTATCCAAAAGGGATTGGAATTATATGCTGAAAAGGGCGGTGATATCTTCCAGGTTTCCTTTTGGGAAAAGCTGGTTAATCCATTTGGATTATTGAATGAAAGAATTTCTCAGGAAGCTCTTGAAAAAAACCTGAATGACTTTTTTGGAAATTTAGAATTAAAGGAATTAATAAAGCCATGTTTAATAACAAGTTATGATATAGAGAACAGAAGAGCGAAACTTTTCAATTCCTGTGAAGCTCATCTCAGTACAGATAATTTTTATGTAAAAGATGTTTGCAGGGCAACATCCGCAGCACCTACCTATTTCAGCCCGGTACAGATCAAATCAATGTATGGCCAAATCTTCAGCCTGATTGACGGCGGTATGTTTGCGAATAATCCTGCTCTTTGTGCTTATGCAGAGGCTAGAAAAATTCCCTTTGCAGAAGTTTTGAAAAATCATCAGAAAGCCAATCATCCCGGAGTAAATGATATGATTATCATATCTATCGGAACCGGAATTGAAGCGAGGCCTTATTCTTTTCATAAACTCGAAAAGGCTGGAAAAATTGGCTGGGTAAATCCCATTATTGATATTTTAATGTCTGCCAATGCAGAAACCGTAGATTATCAGCTTTCTCAAATGTTCCAGACCTTGGGGCTGAGAAACCAGAAAAACTATTACCGTTTGAATCCCTCATTGAAAAACGCTTCTCCAGCCATGGATAACGTAAGACGGTCTAATATTGAAAACCTGATACAAGCCGGACTAAGCTATATTGATGATAACAGAGAAGTCCTGAACCAGATTGTCCAAAAGCTCATCAGAAACAAAATATAA
- a CDS encoding DUF2589 domain-containing protein: MANLVQELNSLDFSVYIGGPMQAAIKAQHDASMSQVNFIKEVGFEEGAPEGGAKKLKYVDFIYTKSVPSTAENNDSVVKSEVKLSVPLLCMLTIPALRIDEMTIDFNAKLNSVETQNIASEFQGSASISAKFWKVKFNASASYKKTNSSTSTTEKTYTLGVHVKAVNDELPAGLSKIMDMLEDAIVASAAPVTTT, encoded by the coding sequence ATGGCAAATTTAGTACAAGAATTAAACAGTTTAGATTTCAGTGTTTACATCGGAGGACCTATGCAGGCAGCGATCAAGGCTCAGCATGACGCATCCATGTCGCAAGTAAATTTCATTAAAGAAGTTGGCTTTGAAGAAGGAGCACCAGAAGGAGGCGCTAAAAAACTTAAGTATGTGGATTTTATCTATACAAAGTCAGTTCCCAGCACAGCTGAAAACAATGACAGCGTAGTAAAATCAGAAGTAAAATTAAGTGTCCCATTGCTTTGTATGCTGACAATTCCGGCTTTAAGAATTGATGAAATGACTATTGATTTTAATGCCAAACTTAATTCTGTGGAAACTCAGAATATTGCTAGTGAATTCCAGGGAAGCGCTTCTATCAGCGCTAAATTCTGGAAAGTTAAATTCAATGCTTCAGCTTCTTATAAGAAAACCAACTCAAGTACCTCAACTACGGAAAAAACATATACGTTGGGCGTACATGTAAAAGCTGTAAATGACGAATTACCTGCAGGGCTTTCAAAAATTATGGATATGTTAGAAGATGCTATTGTTGCTTCCGCAGCACCGGTAACTACTACTTAA
- a CDS encoding helix-turn-helix transcriptional regulator — MKKDFYLTRYALIIKRLESSPATYSQLEDYLLNSFEFQDAGIKSYSIRTLQRDIREISDLFNLSIHNKKKGDNRYYIESRPIMEVDEYNQKLLESFQVSNALNLHPDFSNFIFFESRKPTGIEHFYDLFFAIRNKRVVTFEHYNYKNKLMTSRKVHPLALKESKDRWYLIAIDTKDKILKSFGLDRINYLDVAKNQFREKYKYNFREHFKNAFGVMNLAEQKPQNIVLKCSRHQGEYIRSFPLHQSQKETKETPEEIYFEFFLHPTYDFMQEILSYGKEVTVLEPKGLVDDIRNHLQESLNRYLES, encoded by the coding sequence ATGAAGAAAGATTTTTATCTGACAAGATATGCCTTAATTATTAAAAGACTAGAAAGTTCTCCGGCTACCTATTCCCAGTTGGAAGACTATCTATTAAATTCTTTTGAATTCCAGGATGCCGGGATCAAAAGTTATTCTATCCGTACCTTGCAGAGAGATATTCGTGAGATTTCCGACCTTTTCAACCTTTCCATTCACAATAAGAAAAAAGGCGACAACCGGTATTATATTGAAAGCCGCCCCATCATGGAAGTGGATGAGTATAACCAAAAACTTTTGGAATCTTTCCAGGTAAGCAACGCCCTGAATCTTCACCCTGATTTTTCAAATTTTATTTTCTTTGAAAGCCGTAAACCAACCGGCATAGAGCATTTTTATGATTTGTTCTTTGCCATCCGTAACAAAAGAGTGGTCACTTTTGAACATTACAATTACAAAAATAAACTGATGACTTCCCGAAAGGTCCATCCTTTGGCTTTAAAAGAATCCAAAGACAGATGGTATCTTATTGCGATTGACACTAAGGATAAAATTTTAAAATCGTTTGGACTAGACAGAATCAATTATCTGGATGTGGCTAAAAATCAGTTCAGAGAAAAGTATAAATATAACTTCAGAGAGCATTTTAAAAATGCTTTTGGAGTGATGAATCTGGCAGAACAAAAGCCGCAGAATATTGTATTAAAATGCAGCCGCCATCAGGGAGAATACATTAGAAGCTTCCCGCTTCACCAGTCACAAAAAGAGACTAAAGAAACTCCGGAAGAGATCTATTTTGAGTTTTTCCTTCATCCTACTTATGATTTCATGCAGGAGATTTTATCCTATGGAAAAGAAGTCACCGTGCTAGAACCGAAAGGTTTAGTTGACGATATCCGCAACCATCTTCAGGAATCCCTAAATCGCTATCTTGAAAGTTAA
- a CDS encoding nucleoside deaminase, which translates to MFTDEYYMKMALQEAAAALEQDEVPIGCVVVSNNRVIARAHNLTETLNDVTAHAEMQAITSAANFLGGKYLKDCTLYVTMEPCVMCSGALSWSQISKVVIGARDKQRGFINKHLSLHPKTEVITGIMENECSVIVKDFFKSKR; encoded by the coding sequence ATGTTTACAGACGAATATTATATGAAAATGGCCCTGCAGGAAGCAGCGGCTGCTTTGGAACAGGATGAAGTTCCTATCGGATGTGTGGTTGTTTCCAACAACCGTGTTATTGCAAGAGCACACAACCTCACTGAAACATTAAACGACGTTACTGCTCATGCAGAAATGCAGGCTATCACCTCAGCCGCTAATTTCTTAGGAGGTAAATATCTAAAGGATTGTACTCTTTATGTTACCATGGAGCCATGTGTCATGTGCTCAGGAGCCTTATCATGGTCACAGATTTCCAAAGTAGTTATTGGTGCCAGAGATAAACAGAGGGGTTTTATCAATAAACATCTTTCTCTACATCCAAAAACAGAAGTCATTACAGGGATTATGGAAAATGAGTGCTCTGTCATTGTTAAAGATTTTTTTAAAAGCAAAAGATAA
- a CDS encoding GNAT family N-acetyltransferase, translating to MKKLKEFPRIETERLILSQLDEKDIPFIVEFLKHRIYSDLTSNIPYPYTENDAQLWVKMSKEAFEGKTGFTFGIRNKEEELIGAIGLHDRDDDKAELGYWIGIPYWNKGYVTEAARAIVDFGFNDLGFNKIYATHFLHNPASGKIMEKIGMEQEALLKQHAKKDDEYFDLAMYSIFKD from the coding sequence ATGAAAAAATTAAAAGAATTTCCAAGAATAGAAACTGAAAGGCTGATTCTCTCTCAATTGGATGAGAAGGATATCCCTTTTATTGTTGAGTTCCTTAAACATAGAATTTATTCAGATCTCACTTCTAATATTCCTTATCCTTATACGGAAAATGATGCTCAGCTTTGGGTGAAAATGTCCAAAGAGGCTTTTGAAGGTAAGACTGGTTTTACGTTTGGAATTAGAAATAAAGAAGAGGAACTTATAGGTGCTATTGGACTTCATGACAGAGATGATGATAAGGCTGAGCTGGGGTATTGGATAGGAATTCCCTACTGGAATAAAGGATATGTTACAGAAGCAGCGAGGGCTATAGTAGATTTCGGCTTTAATGACTTAGGTTTTAATAAGATTTATGCTACTCATTTCCTTCACAATCCTGCTTCCGGAAAAATCATGGAAAAAATAGGAATGGAGCAGGAGGCTCTTTTAAAACAACATGCCAAAAAAGACGACGAATATTTTGACCTTGCGATGTATTCTATCTTCAAAGATTAA
- a CDS encoding type III pantothenate kinase, with amino-acid sequence MNSIVINVGNSNIRFGLFNGDNCDISWVINTKPYRTADELYVQMLMLYQTYKVDPKEIEKVIIGSVVPQLTKVMSSGIKKIHGVTPVIVDRTTPSGVQAKSKQMGTDIYANLVAAHNLYPNRKKIVIDFGTALTASCVAETGETLGVIIAPGIVTSLNSLINQTAQLPDIELKKPKSVLGLDTVTCMQSGMVYGFLGMVEGFINRINDEVNDDCFVVATGGVSHVYKPLTDKIHVMDRLHTLKGLYFLGKDL; translated from the coding sequence ATGAATTCAATTGTAATTAACGTAGGGAACAGCAATATCAGATTCGGCCTTTTTAATGGTGATAATTGTGATATTTCATGGGTAATCAATACAAAACCTTACAGAACAGCAGACGAGCTTTATGTACAGATGCTGATGCTTTATCAGACGTATAAAGTTGACCCAAAAGAAATAGAGAAAGTAATTATAGGATCAGTAGTCCCTCAGCTTACCAAAGTGATGAGTTCGGGAATCAAGAAGATCCACGGAGTCACTCCGGTAATTGTTGATCGTACAACGCCATCAGGAGTGCAGGCGAAGTCTAAGCAGATGGGAACGGATATTTATGCCAATCTTGTAGCGGCTCATAACCTTTACCCGAACAGGAAAAAGATCGTGATTGATTTTGGAACGGCACTTACAGCAAGCTGTGTGGCTGAAACGGGTGAAACGTTGGGCGTAATTATTGCTCCTGGAATTGTAACATCCTTAAATTCTTTAATTAACCAGACTGCTCAGCTTCCGGATATTGAACTTAAAAAGCCTAAATCAGTATTGGGATTAGATACGGTAACCTGCATGCAAAGTGGAATGGTATACGGTTTCCTGGGAATGGTAGAAGGGTTTATTAACCGTATCAATGATGAGGTGAATGATGATTGTTTTGTGGTGGCTACAGGTGGCGTTTCTCATGTGTATAAGCCATTAACGGATAAAATCCATGTAATGGATAGACTCCATACCTTGAAAGGACTTTATTTCCTTGGTAAAGATCTGTAG
- a CDS encoding M1 family metallopeptidase: protein MRKSAAIIFAFIISQFQAQQGAYYQQAAKYKMDIDVNAEKFTYQGKQTLEYTNNSPDELNVVYFHLYWNAFKPNSMMDQRVSSQGKNGDGRLQKNGISTLSSIPKDQEGAQNIHWIKQNGKDLKFEAQETIMKVYLAEPIQPNSTTTFTMDWDAVIPQQIRRSGRNNREGVDMTMTQWYPKIAEYDYDGWATFDYLGREFHAPFSDFDVTIKINKDYVVGAGGILENPTEVKGYDAAAKIKTEKDKKVTWKWTAKNILDFAWSADRDYSVESFNVPEGPKVYLVYQKNDKTKVWGEAQPYITKYFQIMNSHFGKYVYPTYAFIQGGDGGMEYGMCTMILGEAKDIKGLMGLMAHEGSHSWYQQMLATNESVRPWMDEGFTSYAEGYTMYQLFPEELPNPFANTLNAYRNFVKKGIEEPAVWLGDHHDNGTSYTYASYVKGELYLVQLGYIMGEQNLAETLKQYYDQWSMKHPSDRDFLHIAQKVSGMDLKWFQNYWINTTKTIDYGIKEVKYDAKSTTVILINNGQVPMPIDFSVMTTDKKIVTYQIPLNMTHTWKEKDAYGEFKTMPYWPWTQKEYTITIPYTKSQLSVLGIDFSQRLADVNMADNIVEVK, encoded by the coding sequence ATGAGAAAATCGGCTGCAATCATTTTTGCGTTTATCATTTCACAATTTCAGGCTCAGCAAGGAGCTTATTATCAGCAGGCTGCGAAGTACAAGATGGATATTGATGTCAATGCTGAAAAATTTACCTATCAGGGAAAACAAACCTTAGAATACACCAATAACTCACCGGATGAGCTGAATGTGGTGTATTTTCACTTGTACTGGAATGCTTTCAAGCCTAATTCCATGATGGATCAGAGAGTGTCTTCCCAAGGGAAAAATGGTGACGGAAGGTTGCAGAAAAATGGAATCTCAACACTGTCTTCCATTCCAAAAGATCAGGAAGGAGCTCAAAATATTCACTGGATCAAACAAAATGGTAAGGATCTGAAATTTGAAGCTCAGGAAACCATTATGAAAGTATATCTGGCGGAGCCTATTCAACCAAACTCTACAACAACTTTTACCATGGATTGGGATGCTGTAATTCCTCAGCAGATCAGAAGAAGTGGAAGAAACAATAGAGAGGGGGTGGATATGACTATGACACAATGGTATCCGAAGATTGCTGAGTACGATTATGATGGCTGGGCAACTTTTGATTACCTGGGAAGAGAATTCCATGCACCGTTTTCAGATTTTGATGTTACGATTAAAATTAATAAAGACTATGTAGTAGGAGCTGGAGGAATTCTTGAAAACCCAACAGAAGTAAAAGGATATGATGCTGCTGCAAAGATCAAAACAGAAAAAGATAAAAAAGTAACCTGGAAATGGACGGCGAAAAACATCCTTGATTTTGCATGGAGTGCAGACAGAGATTATTCTGTGGAAAGCTTTAATGTTCCGGAAGGTCCAAAAGTATATTTAGTCTATCAGAAAAATGATAAAACTAAGGTTTGGGGAGAAGCACAACCCTATATTACCAAGTATTTCCAGATCATGAATTCTCATTTTGGGAAATATGTGTATCCAACTTATGCCTTTATTCAAGGAGGTGACGGTGGAATGGAGTACGGAATGTGTACCATGATTCTTGGTGAGGCTAAAGATATCAAAGGACTGATGGGACTAATGGCTCACGAAGGTTCTCACTCTTGGTATCAGCAAATGCTTGCGACTAACGAATCTGTACGTCCTTGGATGGATGAAGGTTTTACCAGTTATGCAGAAGGATATACCATGTACCAGCTATTTCCGGAAGAGCTTCCGAATCCGTTTGCCAACACTTTGAACGCGTACAGAAACTTTGTTAAAAAAGGAATTGAAGAACCTGCGGTTTGGTTAGGAGATCACCATGATAACGGAACTTCTTACACGTATGCTTCTTACGTAAAAGGAGAATTGTACCTGGTACAGTTAGGATATATTATGGGAGAGCAGAATCTTGCAGAAACTTTAAAACAATATTATGACCAATGGAGTATGAAACACCCGTCAGACAGAGATTTCCTTCATATTGCTCAAAAGGTTTCAGGAATGGATTTAAAATGGTTCCAAAATTATTGGATCAATACTACCAAAACGATCGATTACGGAATTAAGGAGGTAAAGTATGATGCAAAATCTACTACAGTTATCCTTATCAATAACGGTCAGGTTCCGATGCCAATTGATTTCAGTGTAATGACTACGGATAAGAAAATTGTAACTTATCAGATTCCATTGAATATGACGCATACGTGGAAAGAAAAAGATGCTTATGGTGAATTCAAGACAATGCCTTACTGGCCTTGGACTCAGAAAGAATATACCATCACAATCCCTTATACAAAATCTCAATTGTCAGTATTGGGAATTGATTTCAGCCAGAGACTTGCAGATGTGAATATGGCGGATAATATAGTAGAGGTGAAATAA
- a CDS encoding DUF1572 domain-containing protein encodes MSSVLQLAKRFREVLLDGLWIANTNFKNQLSDITWEHAIIKVGSLNTIAMLTFHIDYYIAGLVHVFEGGDLEIKDKYSFDLAPIESQEQWENLLNKLWLDSEKFAELLEKMPDSKLNETFVDEKYGSYQRNIDGMIEHAYYHLGQISLIKKLLKEQYTE; translated from the coding sequence ATGAGTTCAGTATTACAATTAGCTAAAAGATTTAGAGAAGTGTTGCTTGATGGTCTCTGGATTGCCAATACCAATTTTAAGAATCAGCTCTCTGATATTACATGGGAGCATGCTATAATAAAGGTTGGTTCTCTAAATACGATTGCCATGCTCACTTTTCATATTGATTATTATATAGCTGGACTTGTCCATGTTTTTGAAGGAGGAGACCTGGAAATAAAAGATAAATACAGCTTTGATCTTGCGCCCATTGAATCTCAGGAACAATGGGAAAATCTTTTAAATAAACTCTGGTTGGATTCTGAAAAATTTGCTGAACTATTGGAAAAAATGCCGGATTCAAAGCTTAATGAAACATTTGTAGATGAAAAATATGGATCATATCAGAGAAATATAGACGGTATGATTGAACATGCTTACTATCATTTGGGACAGATTAGTCTCATAAAAAAACTGTTGAAAGAACAATACACGGAGTAA